In Lentimicrobiaceae bacterium, the following are encoded in one genomic region:
- a CDS encoding GDSL-type esterase/lipase family protein, with translation MKSIRYFVLLAFLFTSIIGYSQSKIRIACVGNSITYGARIENRGINSYPAQLGAMLGNGFEVGNFGVSGTTLLQKGNAPYRKTSAYQKALDFQPDWVFIKLGTNDTKPVNRIFLSEYVQDYKDLIVSFRQLSSHPRVVLLLPIPVFSTDTTGITASVVREKLLPMIRQIAYETGCEVINLFNLLIESPQLVPDKVHPSAEGATVIAKRISEFVRMKTDPLFGLAKSLPQDAKPFNFNGFQGYDFTFRGRDAKVVVPKLSAPCHPWIWRARFWGHEPQTDIALLERGFHVVYCDVAELFGNEEALSIWNDYYQLLTRAGLAKKSVMEGMSRGGVYIYRWGVTYPERVAAIYADAPVLDLKSWPGGKGKGKGSARDWETFKQDFNLKTEEVAIAFKGNPIDLTDQIANAGFPMLHVVGDADDVVPVAENTAPFEQKIREAGGSICVIHKPGVNHHPHSLQNPQPIVDFILRATDYRVSQEIIPVPSEPQKRWQNYERIMFIINFKTTSFGGGNV, from the coding sequence ATGAAATCAATACGCTATTTTGTCCTACTTGCTTTCCTTTTTACCTCGATCATCGGTTATTCCCAAAGCAAAATCCGCATCGCCTGTGTTGGGAACAGCATTACTTATGGAGCCAGGATCGAGAACCGGGGAATAAACAGTTACCCGGCCCAACTGGGCGCCATGCTGGGTAATGGTTTCGAAGTGGGCAACTTCGGGGTAAGTGGCACCACCTTATTGCAAAAGGGGAATGCTCCTTACCGGAAAACTTCTGCATACCAAAAGGCCCTTGACTTTCAGCCAGATTGGGTCTTTATTAAACTGGGAACCAATGATACCAAGCCGGTCAACCGGATTTTCCTGAGCGAATATGTCCAGGATTACAAGGATTTGATTGTTTCTTTCAGGCAGTTATCCAGCCACCCGAGGGTCGTGCTGTTATTGCCGATCCCTGTTTTTTCGACCGATACCACAGGCATTACAGCCAGTGTGGTCAGGGAAAAACTACTACCAATGATCCGTCAGATAGCCTACGAAACAGGATGCGAAGTAATTAATTTGTTCAATCTGCTGATCGAATCTCCTCAGTTGGTACCCGATAAAGTGCACCCTTCAGCAGAAGGGGCAACCGTGATCGCGAAGAGGATCAGTGAGTTCGTCAGGATGAAAACTGATCCGTTGTTTGGGCTTGCAAAATCATTGCCACAGGATGCCAAACCTTTTAATTTTAATGGTTTTCAGGGTTACGATTTTACCTTTCGTGGCCGAGATGCCAAAGTTGTGGTACCTAAACTTTCAGCCCCCTGCCATCCATGGATTTGGCGGGCCCGCTTCTGGGGACATGAGCCCCAAACCGACATTGCCTTGCTCGAAAGGGGTTTCCATGTTGTCTACTGTGATGTTGCCGAATTGTTTGGGAACGAAGAAGCGTTATCGATATGGAATGATTACTATCAACTTTTGACCCGTGCAGGACTGGCAAAAAAGTCTGTTATGGAAGGGATGAGTAGAGGTGGAGTTTATATTTATCGCTGGGGAGTGACATATCCCGAGCGGGTTGCCGCGATATATGCCGATGCACCTGTTCTTGACCTTAAGAGCTGGCCGGGAGGTAAAGGGAAGGGTAAAGGAAGCGCCCGGGACTGGGAGACCTTTAAGCAGGATTTTAACCTCAAAACAGAAGAAGTTGCAATTGCTTTTAAGGGAAACCCGATAGATCTGACAGACCAGATTGCCAATGCTGGTTTCCCCATGCTCCATGTGGTTGGCGATGCAGACGATGTGGTGCCCGTTGCTGAAAATACCGCTCCGTTTGAACAAAAAATAAGGGAAGCTGGCGGTTCAATATGTGTAATACATAAACCAGGGGTGAACCATCATCCCCACAGCCTTCAAAACCCGCAACCGATTGTTGATTTTATTTTACGGGCTACTGACTACAGGGTATCACAGGAAATAATACCAGTTCCATCAGAACCTCAAAAAAGATGGCAAAATTATGAACGTATCATGTTTATTATAAACTTTAAAACCACCTCCTTTGGTGGTGGTAATGTTTAA
- a CDS encoding family 43 glycosylhydrolase, whose protein sequence is MVPLIVSDYTLIYDPQGDVFPGPDTKDLKTGIYYPLWQPNDHCFVKGPDQHWHSFGITHPASEPGQSRHQGEFASFHAVSAGKTFESSFRKGSWIDKPKVLPPAQRPGESSANHAPTIVKQGKLFKMIYGPIPFRMAVSKDLYVWKPTGPIRINEKSGRDPSLMVWKGTYYLVYCSGNVVKASTSKDLVEWTEPVEIYKGEVATYQCESPTLKRNDGKFYLFWCLWDTAGKNNNGYDARSFVYCSKNPLDFHGQPLVTELATHAPEIFQGEDKQWYISSAQYPNRGINVAQLSWK, encoded by the coding sequence TTGGTTCCTTTAATAGTGAGCGATTATACTCTAATTTATGACCCGCAAGGTGATGTATTTCCGGGACCTGATACGAAAGATTTGAAGACAGGTATTTATTATCCCTTATGGCAACCCAACGACCATTGTTTTGTAAAAGGACCTGATCAGCATTGGCATTCCTTCGGGATCACTCACCCGGCATCAGAACCGGGCCAGTCACGTCATCAGGGTGAATTTGCCTCTTTCCATGCGGTGTCTGCCGGAAAAACTTTTGAAAGCTCATTCAGAAAGGGTTCATGGATTGACAAACCCAAAGTGCTCCCTCCTGCCCAGCGTCCCGGTGAGAGTAGCGCCAACCATGCCCCGACTATTGTAAAGCAGGGTAAACTTTTCAAAATGATCTATGGGCCAATCCCATTCAGGATGGCGGTTTCAAAGGACTTATACGTCTGGAAGCCGACAGGCCCGATTCGTATCAACGAAAAGTCTGGGCGCGACCCAAGCTTAATGGTCTGGAAGGGTACCTACTATTTGGTGTATTGCTCCGGGAACGTGGTCAAGGCATCCACATCCAAAGACCTTGTGGAGTGGACGGAGCCTGTCGAAATTTACAAAGGGGAAGTTGCAACTTACCAATGCGAGTCCCCGACACTTAAACGGAATGACGGCAAATTTTATCTTTTCTGGTGCCTTTGGGACACGGCTGGCAAAAATAATAACGGTTATGATGCGCGTTCATTTGTTTATTGCTCCAAAAACCCACTTGATTTCCATGGGCAACCATTGGTAACAGAACTGGCTACCCATGCACCTGAAATATTTCAGGGTGAGGATAAACAGTGGTATATCTCAAGTGCACAATATCCTAACAGGGGGATAAATGTTGCCCAGCTATCCTGGAAATGA